The Salvelinus sp. IW2-2015 linkage group LG31, ASM291031v2, whole genome shotgun sequence genome window below encodes:
- the LOC111956200 gene encoding zinc finger protein 16 has protein sequence MVDRGWDEEEEEDEEEDMVDRGSDTDYTPSPTVVVKVGEPKPPTKNKNTVKKLHQCPDCGKTFERLSRLKRHEPSHLRKSKHPCPDCNQSFGNLSVLKKHRATHKSTEKLTHQCQQCGKTFEKLSRLRRHQPVHQRRKRMDHPCPKCGKIFKKLSGLVLHERGHTGEKPFPCSQCGKSFADNRHRKVHEQAHQGKLERPHRCPDCGICFPKPSELRRHQRAHTGEKPHRCPDCGKAYSRSETLKRHLLIHTGERPHLCTDCGKSFIELQQLKSHQRIHTGEKPFHCPVCGKGFSQRGNMXAHHRTHTGEKLHHCADCGASLSTSSSLKEHQLIHTGERPFQCLVCGKRFLHIWRLRKHQKTHTGHT, from the exons atggtTGACCGAGgttgggatgaggaggaggaggaagatgaggaggaggacatggTTGACCGAG GTTCAGACACTGACTACACACCAAGTCCCACTGTGGTAGTGAAGGTGGGAGAACCCAAACCACCAACAAAGAATAAGAACACAGTAAAGAAACTTCACCAGTGCCCCGACTGCGGTAAAACCTTTGAGAGGCTGTCGCGTCTGAAGAGGCACGAGCCATCACACTTGAGGAAGAGCAAGCACCCGTGCCCTGACTGCAACCAGTCTTTTGGCAACCTCTCAGTCCTGAAGAAACACAGGGCAACACACAAGAGCACCGAGAAGCTGACTCACCAGTGTCAACAATGTGGCAAGACGTTTGAGAAGCTATCRCGCCTCAGAAG GCACCAGCCCGTACAccagaggagaaagaggatggACCACCCGTGTCCTAAATGTGGCAAGATCTTCAAGAAGTTATCCGGCCTGGTTCTGCACGAGCGAGGACACACCGGAGAGAAACCGTTCCCTTGCTCCCAGTGCGGGAAGAGCTTTGCCGACAACCGTCACCGGAAAGTGCACGAGCAGGCTCACCAAGGGAAGCTRGAGAGGCCCCACCGCTGCCCTGACTGCGGGATCTGCTTCCCCAAACCATCCGAGCTTCGACGGCACCAACGCGCGCACACGGGAGAGAAACCGCACCGCTGCCCTGACTGTGGGAAGGCCTATTCCCGGTCAGAGACTCTGAAGAGGCACCTTCTCatccacacaggggagagaccTCACCTCTGCACCgattgtgggaaaagcttcatCGAATTGCAGCAGTTGAAATCCCACCAGCggattcacactggagagaaaccattCCACTGCCCCGTGTGTGGGAAGGGTTTCTCACAGAGGGGTAACATGAMGGCACACCATCggactcacacaggggagaaacttCACCACTGTGCCGAYTGCGGGGCCAGTCTCTCCACATCTTCTAGTTTAAAAGAGCATCAGctcattcacacaggagagaggcccTTCCAGTGTCTGGTCTGTGGCAAACGCTTTCTGCACATCTGGAGACTCAGAAAACACCAGAAGACACACACCGGACACACATAA